From Levilactobacillus zymae, a single genomic window includes:
- the rny gene encoding ribonuclease Y — protein sequence MLVTGLIIGLLLIGLVLGYLVRQHQHRQELLAVQEQARDIVTQATAKTKARIAKLQAKNQRETLAYQQSVKDELTEQQSDIAVREQRRQQRERLLDQMAVRLDDQTTMLDQRSQVNQQQRHAIHDLRDQAAELRETRTTTLAQRAGMDTQAAQDEVIRQTEIELKRDRDIEIKAQNDNAVANAERWAKDVVLPATQSGPQDLPKEHLEHTVTVPNGEVRSKIIGRDGQHIRLLETLTGTDLIFVPDDNTTLFISTHDPIRREVARVAITNLVASRRISANQIETQVENAQRDVNHSLWETGEQAVSLLHVGWMHPDLMKLIGRLKYRTSYGQNVLQHSIEVAQMTGAMAARLGYNTRLARRAGLLHDLGKAIDHEVEGTHVEIGVEFAEKYQEDPVVINAIAAHHGDVEKTSPISDLVAAADAISGARPGARSESVEDYINRLRSLEKIANDQNGVTESYAIQAGRELRIIVNPQTLDDQAAANLTQEVAKRVEAELTYPGKIKVTTIRKLTAVEYVGDEKKKKKKKKKAANAS from the coding sequence TTGTTAGTAACCGGATTGATTATCGGTCTGTTATTGATTGGGCTGGTACTGGGCTATCTCGTGCGGCAACACCAACACCGTCAGGAACTGCTGGCGGTTCAGGAGCAGGCACGTGACATTGTGACCCAAGCCACGGCGAAAACCAAGGCCCGGATCGCAAAGTTACAAGCGAAAAACCAACGAGAAACCTTAGCTTATCAGCAATCCGTCAAGGACGAATTGACCGAACAACAAAGTGATATTGCGGTGCGAGAACAGCGCCGCCAGCAACGAGAACGATTGTTAGACCAGATGGCCGTCCGCTTGGATGACCAGACCACGATGCTGGATCAACGCAGCCAAGTCAACCAGCAGCAGCGCCACGCAATCCATGACTTACGGGACCAAGCGGCGGAACTGCGCGAGACGCGGACGACCACGTTAGCCCAACGCGCGGGGATGGATACCCAGGCGGCGCAAGACGAGGTGATCCGGCAAACGGAGATTGAGTTAAAGCGCGACCGCGACATCGAGATCAAGGCGCAAAACGATAACGCCGTGGCCAACGCCGAACGTTGGGCCAAGGACGTGGTCTTACCCGCCACCCAATCGGGGCCGCAGGACTTGCCCAAGGAACACTTGGAGCACACGGTCACGGTGCCTAACGGTGAGGTCCGCAGCAAGATCATTGGCCGCGACGGCCAGCACATTCGCTTGCTGGAGACGTTAACCGGGACGGATCTGATCTTCGTGCCGGACGACAACACCACGTTATTTATCAGCACGCACGACCCGATTCGCCGAGAGGTTGCCCGGGTGGCCATCACCAACCTGGTGGCGAGTCGCCGCATTTCAGCCAACCAAATCGAAACCCAGGTGGAAAACGCCCAACGCGACGTCAACCACAGTCTCTGGGAGACCGGGGAACAGGCCGTCAGCCTCTTACACGTGGGCTGGATGCATCCCGACTTGATGAAGCTGATTGGTCGGCTCAAGTACCGGACCAGCTACGGTCAAAACGTCCTGCAACACTCGATCGAAGTGGCGCAGATGACCGGCGCCATGGCCGCACGCTTGGGGTACAACACCCGCTTAGCACGGCGGGCTGGGCTCCTGCATGACCTGGGGAAGGCCATCGACCACGAAGTCGAGGGGACCCACGTGGAAATTGGGGTCGAATTTGCCGAAAAGTACCAGGAAGATCCGGTGGTCATCAACGCGATTGCCGCGCACCATGGCGACGTGGAGAAGACCTCGCCGATTTCGGACCTGGTTGCGGCGGCCGATGCAATTTCCGGGGCCCGACCGGGGGCGCGGAGTGAATCCGTGGAAGACTACATCAACCGGTTGCGGTCGCTGGAAAAGATTGCTAACGACCAGAACGGCGTCACGGAAAGCTACGCGATTCAGGCTGGCCGGGAGTTACGGATCATTGTGAACCCGCAGACGTTAGACGACCAGGCGGCGGCTAAC
- a CDS encoding alpha/beta hydrolase yields the protein MGVIIVALVGASFYFYNMTVARGKKSFIGAPKALTTDDPLYTQKHWYQTAKKYRWTETAADANFKLVANYIPATRATKKTVVLVHGFASSKEQMGGYAGMFHQLGYNVLVPDDRAQGASGGKAMSYGYFESRDYLKWINQVIARQGKQSQIVLFGVSMGGATTMIASGLKTPTQLKAYIEDCGYTTADDEIRYQARQMYNLPYWPLVPMTSAVTRLRAGFSFKDADAVSAVKKNHKPMLFIHGGADTFVPTKMVYQVYHADAGPKQLLVVPGAKHAAALSHNPQLYQATVKRFLTQYFH from the coding sequence ATGGGCGTCATCATCGTGGCACTGGTGGGGGCCAGTTTTTACTTTTATAATATGACGGTGGCTCGCGGTAAAAAGAGCTTTATCGGGGCGCCCAAGGCCCTGACCACCGATGATCCACTGTACACGCAAAAGCACTGGTACCAGACGGCCAAGAAGTACCGCTGGACCGAAACGGCGGCGGACGCCAACTTTAAACTCGTCGCCAACTACATCCCGGCGACCCGCGCCACTAAAAAAACCGTGGTCTTGGTTCACGGCTTTGCGTCCAGTAAGGAACAGATGGGCGGGTACGCCGGTATGTTTCACCAATTAGGTTATAACGTGCTGGTTCCCGACGACCGGGCCCAGGGAGCCAGCGGCGGCAAGGCCATGAGCTACGGGTACTTCGAAAGTCGCGACTACCTTAAATGGATCAATCAGGTGATTGCCCGCCAAGGTAAGCAGTCACAGATCGTGCTCTTCGGGGTCTCGATGGGCGGGGCCACGACCATGATCGCCAGTGGTTTGAAGACACCCACGCAGCTGAAAGCCTACATTGAAGACTGTGGCTACACCACGGCCGACGATGAGATTCGCTACCAGGCCCGTCAGATGTACAATCTGCCGTACTGGCCGTTAGTCCCCATGACCAGCGCGGTCACCCGGTTACGAGCCGGTTTTAGTTTTAAGGACGCCGATGCGGTGAGTGCGGTCAAAAAGAATCATAAACCGATGTTGTTCATTCACGGCGGGGCGGACACCTTCGTGCCGACCAAGATGGTCTACCAGGTCTACCATGCCGATGCCGGTCCTAAACAGTTGTTAGTGGTCCCTGGCGCCAAGCACGCCGCGGCGCTGTCGCACAACCCGCAATTGTACCAAGCGACCGTCAAACGATTTTTAACGCAGTACTTCCATTAA
- a CDS encoding M3 family oligoendopeptidase, with the protein MTYSLNWDLDSLFTGGIHSAQLKAKLKQIKTDTAALGDLLDRWDATSDAPGFQQFIKLITQLQTLEAGLAQANLFVSSIGSADIANPAVAPTEDRLRNLDTQLQTVSNKLNKVLVQVPDAQFAAMLNLPALQPIAFNLTEMRDAGKELLDDKTENLINQLNLDGKAAWSSHYDSLVATVNVPFHDAHGNPVTLSAGQADNNLLGNADPQYRADLLPAWEQAWTDKEQLFADTLNHLAGFRLTEYRAHGVSDFLRAPLKDNRLSAATLKTIWQVVDDNKQFLLDYLDRKAALLGKKHAGWQDVEAPLNLPGSQLHHFTYDEAAAFIIKHYGEFSPKMAALAQKAFTNHWIEAEDRAGKAPGGWMESAPETNESRIFMTFTGSPNDVSTLAHELGHAFHSSVMGDLPYLRQGYAMNVAETASTFGELIVADANVKAATSDAEKITLLNAKMDNPVAMFLNIRARFLFETRFYQLRQQKLVTPAELNELMLNAQKEAFGHDLSTYSPHLWASKLHFYIDDLSFYNFPYVFGYLFSLGIYAKAQQTDNFEDQYIALLRDTANMSSESLAQKHLGVDLTQPDFWLAGVALIKKDVAEFMRLTDPLVHPTPRA; encoded by the coding sequence ATGACCTATTCGTTAAATTGGGATCTCGATTCACTCTTCACCGGCGGGATTCACTCCGCCCAACTGAAAGCTAAACTCAAACAGATTAAGACCGACACCGCCGCGCTAGGCGACCTACTCGACCGTTGGGACGCTACCAGTGACGCGCCCGGCTTTCAACAATTCATCAAGCTCATCACCCAGCTACAGACCCTCGAAGCCGGATTGGCCCAAGCCAACCTCTTCGTCAGTTCGATTGGCTCCGCCGACATCGCTAACCCCGCCGTCGCTCCGACCGAAGACCGCCTGCGCAACCTGGACACCCAGCTGCAAACCGTCAGCAATAAACTCAACAAGGTCCTGGTGCAAGTTCCCGACGCGCAATTTGCCGCAATGCTCAACCTGCCGGCCCTGCAGCCCATCGCCTTTAACCTGACCGAGATGCGTGACGCCGGTAAGGAACTCCTCGACGACAAGACCGAAAACCTGATCAACCAACTTAACCTCGACGGTAAGGCCGCCTGGAGTTCACATTACGATTCGCTGGTTGCCACGGTTAACGTGCCCTTCCACGACGCCCACGGCAATCCCGTCACCCTGTCGGCCGGCCAAGCCGATAATAACCTGTTAGGCAACGCCGATCCGCAGTACCGCGCCGACCTCTTACCCGCTTGGGAACAGGCTTGGACGGACAAAGAACAACTCTTTGCCGATACGCTGAATCACCTGGCCGGATTTCGGCTCACGGAGTACCGGGCACACGGCGTTAGCGACTTTTTACGCGCACCGTTAAAGGATAACCGGTTAAGCGCGGCAACCCTCAAGACCATCTGGCAGGTGGTCGACGACAATAAACAATTCCTGCTCGATTACCTGGACCGCAAGGCGGCGTTACTGGGCAAGAAGCACGCCGGTTGGCAGGACGTCGAAGCGCCACTGAACCTTCCCGGTAGCCAGCTGCACCACTTTACCTACGACGAAGCCGCGGCCTTCATCATCAAGCACTACGGCGAATTCTCGCCGAAGATGGCCGCCCTAGCCCAGAAGGCCTTCACCAACCACTGGATCGAAGCCGAGGACCGCGCGGGCAAGGCTCCCGGTGGTTGGATGGAAAGTGCCCCCGAAACCAACGAATCGCGGATCTTCATGACCTTCACCGGTTCACCTAACGACGTGTCCACCCTGGCTCACGAGCTGGGCCACGCCTTTCACTCCAGCGTGATGGGCGACCTGCCTTACCTGCGCCAGGGATACGCCATGAACGTCGCCGAAACCGCGTCGACCTTTGGCGAACTGATTGTGGCCGACGCCAACGTCAAGGCCGCGACCAGCGATGCCGAGAAGATCACGTTACTCAATGCCAAGATGGACAACCCGGTCGCCATGTTCTTGAACATCCGGGCGCGCTTCTTGTTCGAAACGCGCTTCTACCAGTTACGGCAGCAAAAGCTCGTTACCCCCGCCGAACTCAACGAATTGATGTTAAACGCCCAAAAGGAAGCCTTCGGGCACGACCTGTCGACCTACTCACCACACCTCTGGGCCAGCAAGCTGCATTTCTACATCGACGACCTGTCCTTCTACAACTTCCCGTACGTCTTTGGCTACCTCTTCAGCCTGGGCATCTACGCCAAGGCCCAACAGACCGACAACTTCGAAGACCAATACATCGCCCTGTTGCGTGATACGGCCAACATGTCCAGCGAATCCCTGGCCCAAAAACACTTGGGGGTCGATTTGACCCAACCAGACTTCTGGCTGGCAGGCGTGGCGTTGATCAAAAAAGACGTGGCCGAGTTCATGCGCCTAACCGATCCGTTGGTTCACCCAACCCCTCGCGCTTAA
- a CDS encoding helix-turn-helix transcriptional regulator: MFPERLRALRRGQHITLEQLAEALNQQLSTTDDEHKNTASQIGNWERGVRTPSFVEVRKLAEYFDVTMDYLAGKTERDAYDLSRLFLSGKQLSFNREVLSGQDRYEIYQLIDGYLHGKENRFTNTTPNQQEELDLHLDDH, translated from the coding sequence ATGTTTCCGGAACGACTTCGGGCTTTGCGCCGGGGGCAACACATTACCCTCGAACAATTAGCAGAGGCTTTGAACCAGCAACTTTCGACGACCGATGACGAACACAAGAATACCGCCTCCCAGATTGGTAATTGGGAACGGGGTGTGCGGACGCCTTCCTTCGTCGAGGTTCGCAAATTAGCAGAATACTTTGACGTCACCATGGACTACCTAGCGGGCAAGACCGAGCGCGATGCCTACGATTTGAGTCGGTTATTTCTCTCCGGCAAACAGCTCAGCTTTAACCGTGAGGTGTTGAGTGGGCAGGACCGCTACGAAATTTACCAGTTGATTGACGGCTACTTGCACGGTAAGGAGAACCGCTTTACTAATACTACGCCCAACCAGCAAGAGGAACTGGACCTGCACCTCGACGATCACTAG
- a CDS encoding SAM-dependent methyltransferase yields the protein MNPRKLKKLKKTFRHQPLPQQRTAYMDRMNGYYKQFNDYPAIKLLISNVLLADHMLAAGDLPQQLPLLQLPDNSEDLIYHRLNQLYPAGDKTGDKLWNDLIDALPHLDHDLRSFRDYLEDHYGMWAYTPRPFISDLADFVGDRAVLEVMAGNGYISKGLRDAHKTVYATDSQAWTAENETGRHPVTAIEALSAVDAFQNYRDQVGVVVMSWSPDGLPLDWELLQAIRQSNATVDFVVIGEPHGATGSTKFWDNAELIENAASRQLNRHYTAIDLIKDHVYLVK from the coding sequence TTGAATCCCCGTAAACTCAAAAAATTAAAAAAGACTTTCCGCCACCAACCGTTACCCCAGCAACGCACGGCCTACATGGACCGAATGAACGGCTACTACAAGCAGTTCAACGATTACCCGGCCATCAAGTTGCTCATCAGTAACGTCTTACTGGCCGACCACATGCTGGCGGCTGGCGACCTGCCACAACAGTTGCCCCTGCTTCAATTACCGGACAACAGCGAAGATTTGATCTACCACCGGCTCAACCAGCTTTACCCGGCCGGCGATAAGACCGGTGACAAGCTCTGGAACGACCTGATCGACGCGTTGCCGCACCTAGATCACGACCTACGCTCCTTCCGCGACTACCTCGAAGACCACTACGGCATGTGGGCCTACACGCCGCGGCCATTCATCAGCGACCTCGCCGACTTTGTGGGCGACCGGGCCGTCCTCGAGGTCATGGCCGGCAACGGCTACATCTCCAAGGGCCTGCGTGACGCCCACAAGACCGTCTACGCCACGGATAGTCAGGCCTGGACCGCCGAAAACGAAACCGGCCGGCACCCCGTAACGGCCATCGAGGCGCTCAGTGCCGTGGACGCCTTCCAGAATTACCGCGACCAGGTCGGTGTGGTGGTGATGTCTTGGTCTCCGGACGGCCTACCACTGGACTGGGAACTTCTGCAAGCCATCCGCCAATCCAACGCCACGGTAGACTTCGTGGTCATCGGCGAACCGCACGGGGCCACCGGGTCAACCAAGTTCTGGGACAACGCCGAGTTGATTGAAAACGCCGCATCCCGTCAGTTGAACCGTCACTATACCGCCATTGATTTAATCAAAGATCATGTCTATCTGGTAAAATGA
- a CDS encoding type II toxin-antitoxin system RelB/DinJ family antitoxin — MQNTDTDRVNSRIDSTIKLKAQAELKKNGLTISEYIRIILTGVAEHGLPENFAMPSTDVNQSILEMVDAKVQHQSLPGGNSQEAFERTLK; from the coding sequence ATGCAAAATACTGATACTGATCGCGTTAATTCGCGAATCGACTCGACCATAAAACTCAAAGCCCAAGCTGAGCTCAAGAAAAACGGTTTAACTATCTCAGAGTACATTCGAATTATTTTAACTGGCGTGGCTGAACATGGATTACCAGAAAACTTTGCGATGCCCTCCACGGATGTTAATCAGTCTATCTTAGAAATGGTGGACGCTAAAGTACAGCATCAATCACTCCCCGGTGGGAACAGTCAAGAAGCATTCGAACGGACACTCAAATAA
- a CDS encoding CPBP family intramembrane glutamic endopeptidase has translation MHIKAMLRLGGVCALSLVVMLGLGTIGHLRQLSDPTDIILQDGILLVLMLGLNAEWLRVPIFLRSALPLRRQVTINLVPLSIMGLTGLELLNFARVQLQPFVMPVTLAFLLALCVASYEEYFFRGLVLALVMRLMPHHLLSAVTGASLIFGLFHLVNWVHQPLNVTLLQVGNAWAMGMLLAAVYLRTRGLLWPVVWHFANDFTVMVMSGLAEDTRPTASVSLGVLVAVIYVGTALFLLRPAHREGLEWPTQPAEHVW, from the coding sequence ATGCACATTAAAGCAATGTTGCGCCTAGGAGGGGTCTGCGCCCTGTCGTTGGTGGTCATGCTGGGCTTAGGAACGATTGGGCACCTGCGGCAATTGTCCGATCCGACCGACATCATCTTACAGGATGGCATTTTACTTGTGCTGATGCTGGGACTGAACGCCGAGTGGTTACGGGTTCCCATCTTTCTCCGGTCGGCGTTACCGCTACGGCGGCAGGTGACGATTAACCTCGTGCCGTTGTCGATTATGGGGCTCACGGGGCTGGAGTTGTTGAACTTTGCACGCGTGCAACTGCAGCCTTTCGTGATGCCGGTGACGTTGGCGTTTCTCCTGGCGTTGTGCGTGGCGAGTTACGAAGAATACTTCTTCCGGGGCTTAGTCCTGGCCCTGGTGATGCGGTTGATGCCGCACCATCTCCTCAGTGCCGTCACGGGAGCGAGTCTGATTTTTGGGTTGTTTCACCTGGTCAATTGGGTGCACCAGCCGCTTAACGTGACGCTGTTGCAGGTGGGTAACGCCTGGGCCATGGGAATGTTATTAGCCGCCGTGTACCTGCGGACCAGGGGGCTGTTATGGCCCGTCGTCTGGCACTTCGCCAACGACTTCACGGTGATGGTCATGAGTGGCCTGGCTGAAGATACGCGGCCCACGGCGTCGGTATCCCTGGGCGTCTTGGTCGCCGTCATCTACGTGGGAACGGCGTTATTTTTACTGCGACCGGCCCACCGAGAGGGCCTGGAGTGGCCCACCCAACCGGCCGAGCATGTGTGGTAA
- a CDS encoding CPBP family intramembrane glutamic endopeptidase, with protein sequence MKLRRQGIQILELVVLVLGIMFGVALVSRSLGGGPIGRLLTQDGVLLVVLVAFNRWWLHVPIYFRPTPTFGEQLRINTLPIIWMALLAVALVGSLTVGQPALGVGLTLIIALLVGSCEEYLFRGLILGLCLRLFHLTTLRRVWAAVALSSLLFGATHLVNLTHQGLEPTLVQMLNAFALGVLFAASYLRTRSLVWPILLHFFNDFVAILIGGLSEEARPVGSVLAVGVMVILYCGVAGYLLRRQQLPKVQANFAALAPLER encoded by the coding sequence GTGAAGTTACGACGGCAAGGCATTCAGATTCTGGAATTAGTGGTGTTGGTCTTAGGAATCATGTTCGGGGTGGCGTTAGTCAGCCGGAGTCTGGGTGGGGGACCGATTGGCCGTTTGTTGACCCAAGATGGGGTCTTACTGGTCGTCTTGGTGGCCTTCAATCGCTGGTGGCTTCACGTGCCCATCTATTTTCGGCCCACGCCAACGTTCGGAGAACAGCTGCGGATCAATACGCTACCCATCATTTGGATGGCGTTGCTAGCCGTCGCGTTGGTCGGAAGCTTGACGGTGGGGCAACCGGCCCTCGGCGTAGGGTTGACCCTAATCATTGCCCTGTTGGTGGGGAGCTGTGAAGAGTACCTGTTTCGGGGGCTAATTTTGGGGTTATGTCTACGGTTGTTTCACCTGACCACGTTGCGCCGAGTCTGGGCGGCCGTGGCGCTGAGTAGCCTGTTGTTCGGTGCCACGCACCTGGTTAACCTAACGCACCAGGGGCTGGAGCCGACGTTGGTGCAGATGCTTAACGCCTTTGCCTTAGGCGTGCTGTTTGCGGCGAGCTACCTGCGTACCCGCAGCTTAGTTTGGCCGATCCTGCTCCACTTCTTCAACGACTTCGTGGCCATTCTGATTGGGGGCCTATCCGAAGAGGCCCGGCCGGTGGGCAGTGTGCTGGCGGTTGGTGTGATGGTCATCCTCTACTGTGGGGTGGCGGGGTACCTGTTACGTCGCCAACAGCTTCCTAAGGTGCAAGCGAATTTCGCGGCATTAGCACCGCTTGAACGTTAA
- a CDS encoding CAP domain-containing protein — MFSRSFFGGLVLGGSLLLSGITAQAATPTATQLRVVSTTGKTLRATRTIYPTSADPADPNADVVLDAAVYTPTIKGYLPYKLGKTYAASQLPRKLTLIYVKTSTVAKKVGTQYLKQINAYRKQKHLKPFRHQAALTKKARVRAHELWQKPSHVRPNGTSYNAKNSGYAEVMAYTPSLFLTGGGFKTVGPMICYTAGGTLSYKRTAQSASHFLLTEDQLHRQTELNTWARYSTVSFSFKNDYSGTMAQLFHV; from the coding sequence ATGTTTTCACGATCATTTTTCGGCGGTCTAGTGTTGGGTGGAAGCTTGTTACTTAGCGGCATTACGGCTCAGGCAGCAACGCCCACCGCAACCCAGCTTCGCGTCGTTTCCACCACGGGAAAGACGCTCCGGGCCACCCGGACCATTTACCCCACCAGTGCCGACCCCGCCGACCCGAACGCCGACGTGGTGCTTGACGCTGCGGTCTACACGCCAACCATCAAGGGCTATCTGCCCTACAAGCTCGGCAAAACCTACGCGGCCTCGCAACTCCCCCGTAAACTCACGTTGATCTACGTCAAGACCAGTACGGTCGCTAAAAAGGTCGGTACCCAATACCTCAAGCAGATCAACGCCTACCGCAAACAAAAGCACCTCAAGCCTTTCCGCCATCAAGCGGCCCTCACCAAGAAGGCCCGGGTCCGGGCCCACGAGCTCTGGCAAAAACCTAGTCACGTGCGTCCTAACGGCACCTCGTACAACGCTAAGAACAGCGGCTACGCGGAGGTCATGGCCTACACACCAAGCCTCTTCCTAACGGGCGGCGGTTTTAAAACCGTTGGCCCCATGATCTGCTACACGGCCGGGGGCACCCTTAGCTACAAGCGGACCGCCCAGTCGGCCAGCCATTTCTTACTCACGGAAGATCAGCTCCACCGGCAGACCGAGCTGAATACCTGGGCACGTTACAGCACCGTCAGTTTCAGCTTCAAGAACGACTACTCCGGCACCATGGCCCAACTCTTTCACGTTTAG
- a CDS encoding MATE family efflux transporter: MNDLFEKAPIPKAYLQLALPVVLGMVASMIYNLADTFFVAQTGNADLVAGIALGSPLFSFMLAIGDIFGLGGSAVISRVLGKHDYQQSARISSFCFYAAIALSLVLTVLLLVFEAPILNLLGATNATRPYIADFYRVLVLGSTFIIVSLVPGNIIRTEGLAQFSMIATVSGTILTIILDPLFLFGFHWGASGVALANVIGFAVNTGLLVIFMRRAKSLSLAPNQAHISRPTFKAVVAVGIPASLTNLTQSFGLMLLNSYLAAYGAQAVAAMGIVQKIYMVVMMVMIGFAFGAQPLIGYNYGAKNWSRLRAILRFDLKIEVGYALVCALLLIIFAPQLITLFMAQPAIVAMGTVMLRAILITTPLVGTILVFTTVFQSVGNGTSALIMALARQAVLLGLAIVILAHFFGLTGIIWAQPVADVLTCLIGGWLYRRAFRDVPLHA, from the coding sequence ATGAATGATTTATTCGAAAAGGCCCCGATTCCGAAGGCCTACCTGCAACTAGCCCTACCCGTGGTGTTGGGGATGGTTGCCAGCATGATCTACAACCTAGCGGATACTTTTTTCGTGGCCCAGACCGGTAACGCCGACCTGGTTGCCGGCATTGCCCTGGGCAGTCCCCTGTTCTCGTTCATGCTAGCCATCGGGGACATCTTCGGTCTCGGCGGCAGTGCCGTGATTTCGCGGGTCCTTGGGAAACACGACTATCAACAAAGCGCCCGGATCAGTAGCTTTTGTTTCTATGCCGCCATCGCTTTAAGTCTGGTCCTGACCGTGCTGCTACTGGTTTTTGAGGCGCCCATCTTAAACCTCCTCGGGGCCACGAACGCTACGCGGCCCTACATCGCCGACTTCTACCGAGTGCTGGTCCTGGGATCCACCTTCATCATCGTGTCCTTAGTCCCCGGTAACATTATTCGGACGGAGGGCTTGGCGCAGTTCTCGATGATTGCCACCGTTAGTGGAACGATTCTCACGATCATCCTCGACCCGCTGTTTCTCTTCGGCTTTCACTGGGGCGCTTCCGGCGTGGCCCTGGCCAACGTCATAGGTTTTGCCGTGAACACCGGGCTACTGGTGATCTTCATGCGCCGGGCCAAATCGTTATCGCTGGCGCCCAACCAGGCCCACATCTCACGCCCCACGTTTAAGGCGGTCGTGGCCGTGGGGATTCCGGCGTCTCTCACCAACCTGACCCAGAGCTTCGGCTTAATGCTACTGAATAGTTACCTTGCCGCGTACGGGGCTCAGGCCGTGGCGGCCATGGGGATCGTCCAAAAGATCTACATGGTCGTGATGATGGTGATGATCGGCTTTGCGTTTGGCGCGCAACCCCTCATTGGCTATAATTACGGTGCCAAGAACTGGTCCCGGCTCCGCGCGATTCTCCGGTTCGACCTAAAAATCGAAGTCGGGTACGCCCTAGTCTGTGCCCTGCTTCTCATCATCTTCGCACCCCAGCTGATTACCCTGTTCATGGCCCAACCCGCCATCGTGGCCATGGGCACCGTCATGCTGCGGGCCATCCTGATCACCACCCCGTTGGTGGGCACGATTCTGGTGTTCACGACCGTCTTCCAATCGGTCGGCAACGGTACCAGTGCCCTGATCATGGCCCTCGCCCGGCAAGCGGTCTTACTGGGCCTAGCCATCGTCATTCTGGCGCACTTCTTCGGGTTGACCGGCATCATCTGGGCCCAACCCGTGGCCGACGTCTTAACCTGCCTGATTGGTGGCTGGCTTTACCGCCGGGCCTTCCGCGACGTGCCCCTACACGCCTAA
- a CDS encoding IS30-like element ISLpl1 family transposase, whose protein sequence is MSSITYSERIKIETFCELGLSNIQMGVRLNRSPSTISYELSRCQPYQAELAQTDAEYKRSRCGRKTKLSDELKQKILNHLRLSWSPGMIAHEFKLATKSIYNWLNQGRIDFSLNDLPEHGVRQRRNVDQRSKYNQSLGRSIEQRPMMINQRNRIGDFELDTVVGPRGHSKAVLLTLIDRKSRFLWAYRLKDRTTASVNEALTKFLTTFNGPVHSFTVDRGTEFSGLVSFESQYGIKTYYCHAYTPAERGSNERFNRNLRYFYPKGTRFEHISAQDLTTTLLQINQRPLKILDWQTPYQVMLTNLSKNSD, encoded by the coding sequence TTGTCTAGTATAACCTATTCCGAACGAATTAAAATCGAAACCTTTTGTGAACTAGGGCTGTCCAATATCCAAATGGGCGTTCGGCTGAACCGATCACCGTCAACAATTTCTTATGAATTATCTCGATGTCAACCTTATCAGGCTGAATTAGCACAAACAGATGCCGAATACAAGCGATCACGATGTGGTCGGAAAACTAAGCTGAGCGATGAGTTAAAGCAAAAAATTCTCAACCATTTACGTCTAAGCTGGTCACCAGGAATGATTGCTCACGAATTTAAACTAGCTACTAAATCTATTTATAATTGGCTAAATCAGGGGAGAATTGATTTCTCCTTGAATGATCTACCTGAACATGGCGTACGCCAACGGCGTAACGTTGACCAACGATCCAAATATAATCAATCTTTGGGGCGATCAATTGAACAGCGTCCCATGATGATTAATCAACGTAATCGCATCGGCGATTTTGAACTAGATACAGTCGTTGGTCCTCGTGGGCATAGTAAGGCAGTTTTATTAACTTTAATCGATCGAAAATCACGGTTCCTTTGGGCATACCGGTTAAAAGATCGAACGACAGCGAGTGTTAATGAAGCACTGACTAAGTTCCTAACAACTTTTAATGGACCGGTGCACAGTTTTACTGTGGACCGTGGTACTGAGTTTAGTGGGCTAGTATCATTTGAATCACAATATGGTATTAAGACCTATTACTGTCATGCTTATACGCCAGCTGAACGTGGTAGTAATGAACGCTTTAATCGGAATTTACGTTATTTTTATCCTAAGGGGACTCGTTTTGAGCACATTAGTGCTCAAGATTTAACGACGACGTTACTCCAAATTAACCAGCGACCGCTTAAAATACTCGACTGGCAAACACCGTATCAGGTTATGCTGACCAATTTGTCCAAAAATTCGGATTAA